The following coding sequences are from one Lolium rigidum isolate FL_2022 chromosome 6, APGP_CSIRO_Lrig_0.1, whole genome shotgun sequence window:
- the LOC124666739 gene encoding thiamine phosphate phosphatase-like protein → MATAAAAVVVVFDFDKTIIEWDSDDWVITKLGAADAFNRLRPTMRWNSLMDRMMGELHAQGRSADDIRECLRSAPLDAHVLSAIRTASALGCDLKVVSDANAFFIETVLEHHGVLGCFSEINTNPARVDADGRLRISPFHDPTSSPHGCSLCPENMCKGKIIERIQATDSAKNKQFIYIGDGKGDYCPSLKLSQGDYVMPKENYPLWNLIRSNPQLIKAEVHPWCNGEELERILLKLVNKLVTPPAQVSQLDYKCEMSNPVPTDVGHNQTLPVPN, encoded by the exons atggccaccgccgccgccgccgtggtggTGGTGTTCGACTTCGACAAGACCATCATCGAGTGGGACAGCGACGACTGGGTCATCACCAAGCTCGGCGCCGCCGACGCCTTCAACCGCCTGCGCCCCACCATGCGCTGGAACTCCCTCATG GACAGGATGATGGGGGAGCTCCACGCGCAGGGGAGGTCGGCCGACGACATCCGCGAGTGCCTCAGGAGCGCGCCGCTCGATGCGCACGTCCTCTCCGCCATCAGAACGGCGTCGGCATTAGG GTGTGATCTGAAGGTGGTGAGCGACGCGAACGCCTTCTTCATCGAGACCGTCCTGGAGCACCACGGTGTACTCGGCTGCTTCTCCGAGATCAACACCAATCCCGCGCGTGTGGACGCCGACGGGAGGCTGAGGATCTCGCCCTTCCATGACCCTACCAGCTCGCCCCATGGATGTAGCCTGTGCCCTGAGAACATGTGCAAG GGCAAGATCATCGAGAGGATTCAGGCGACAGACAGTGCCAAGAACAAGCAATTCATCTACATTGGCGATGGGAAGGGGGATTACTGCCCCTCCCTTAAGCTAAGTCAAGGGGACTATGTCATGCCAAAGGAGAATTACCCCCTCTGGAATCTCATCAGGAGCAATCCGCAGCTTATCAAAGCTGAGGTTCACCCATGGTGTAATGGCGAGGAACTCGAAAGGATCCTACTTAAGTTGGTCAACAAGCTAGTCACTCCACCGGCACAGGTATCCCAGTTGGACTACAAATGCGAGATGAGCAATCCGGTACCAACGGATGTAGGACACAATCAGACTCTCCCTGTCCCAAATTGA